Below is a window of Mucilaginibacter ginkgonis DNA.
TAACGTGCTGGAAAGGCTGGAAAACCTGCAGCATGAGAATCTTAAGCTTCGCAATCGGCTGAGTTTTTATTTATAGGCCACTCAATTGTAGCATACTGACATCAATTTGCGGGTGTCACACCCTGTGACAACGTGTGACACTTTCTTCAAAAAAAAGGCAAATCTGAAACACTGACACAATTTTGCCTCATTGATATACAGACGTTTATCTCGCTCACAAGATAGTGCCAGATACCAATAAGTCAGTATTTGGTGGGGAAAGTGTAACGTGTTACAACCGCAAAGTTATGCCGGTTAATTGTAAGCGTTTCGGGTAAGCGTTGGCAGGGGATTGCATTAATCTTATTACAATTTTAACCCTTTAAATTTTTCCCTTACATTGGTTTCGGTATAAACCGCAACCTCATGAATAAATTTTTTACCTCTGCTGCTGCCCTTGTATTAAGTACCGCGGCGTTTGCACAAACCCCTGCACTTACAACGGCAGATTATGCCCGTGCCGAAAGTTTCTTAAGTTACAATACCGATCCGCTGGTCGATCGCGCCGCTGTGAGGCCTGTGTGGTTGCCGGGCGATAAGTTCTGGTACCGGGTTTTAACCCCGCAGGGAAGCGAATATGTTTTGGTAGACCCGGCAAAGGGGACCAAAGCGGCGGCTTTTGATGCCGATAAACTGGCCGCGGCATTGTCGCTGCAAACGGGTAAAAAGTATTCGGGTGCAAAGCTGCCTTTCAGGGATATCAACTATTCGGCAGATGGTAAGGCCGTTATCGTAAATGCCGCGGGCAAGCAATACAAATGCGATCTGCAAACCTATGGCTGTGTGATCGACGACACCAAAGTAACCGCGGTTGGCGCTTTGCCGGGCAGGAGGGGCCGTGCCTCAAATGAAGTAACATCGCCCGATGGTAAACGAGCTGCATTCATAAAAGACTATAACCTTTGGGTGCGCGATGTGGCCACTGGTAAGCAAACACAGTTAACCACAGACGGCGTAAAAGATTTTGGCTACGCCACAGATAACGCGGGCTGGTCGCACAGCGATGGGGCTGTACTGCGATGGTCGCCCGACTCACGGAAGATAGCTACCTTCCGCCAGGACCAGCGCAATGTAAATGATATGTATTTGGTGACCACCAACGTTGGTGCGCCGCACTTACGCCAGTGGAAATATCCGTTGCCCGGCGATAAGAACATAGCAATGATAAGCCGTGTGATCATAGACGTGGATAACGCGAAGGTTATCCCGTTGAATATAGCACCTGACCCGCACCGCGCAACGCTGAGTGATGACATATCAAGCAGCGGTACATTTGATGATAACGATTGGAATGCCGATGCCAGCAAACTGGCTTTCGTATCTACCTCGCGCGATCACAAAATAGAAAAAGTGCGCATTGCCGACGCTGCCACAGGTGCAGTGAGGGAAGTGTTTGAAGAATCGGTTCCTACCCAATTTGAATCAGGACAGGGTGCTATTAACTGGCGCTTCCTGGATAAGAGCAATGAGATCATCTGGTATTCTGAACGTGACAACTGGGGACATCTATACCTGTTCAACGCCTTAACCGGCAAGGTTAAAAATCAGATCACCAAAGGCGACTGGTTGGTGACCAAGGTAATTAAGGTAGACGAAAAGAACCGCACCATATATTTCATGGCAGGCGGTATGGAAAAAGAAAATCCATACTTCGCGCAGTTCTGTAAGATTGGTTTTGATGGTAAAGGTTTGAAGGTGCTGACGCCTGAAGCAGGCACACATACCGTGACCTTATCGCCGGATGGTGAATACTTTGTAGACAGCTATTCAAAACCCGATGTGCCGCCGGTAACGGTAGTACGCAGCATCAGCGGGAAGTTGATCAGCACCCTGGAGAAAACTGATGTGTCACGCTTAGCGGCAACAGGTTGGAAACCGGTAACCACCTTTTCGGTAAAAGCAGATGATGGCAAAACTGACGTTTACGGTTTGATGTTCACACCATCAAAACTCGATCCTTCTAAGAAATATCCGGTGATAGACTACATCTACCCCGGCCCGCAAGGCGGCGGTGTAGGCAGCTGGTCATTCGCCGCATCCCGAAGCGACCACCAGGCTTTAGCCGAATTGGGTTTTGTGGTTGTGGTGATAGAGGGTACCAGCAATCCGTTGCGCTCTAAAAGCTACCATGATATGAGCTACGGCGACATGTCTACAAATACCATTGCAGATCAGATAGCCGGCATAAAACAACTGTCGGCGAAATACAACTACATGGACACGTCCCGTGTAGGTATCTGGGGCCATTCGGGTGGCGGATTCGCAACGGCTGCTGCAATGTTCCGTTACCCGGACTTCTTCAAAGTAGGTATAGCCGAATCGGGCAACCATGATAACCGCAATTACGAGGATGATTGGGGCGAACGTTATGACGGCCTGCTGGTAACCAAAGACAATGGCGTTTCTAATTACGAGGCCCAGGCCAATCAAACCTATGCCAGAAACCTAAAAGGCAAGCTAATGCTGGCACACGGCCTGATGGACGATAACGTACCTCCGCAAAACACATTACTGGTGGCAGAGGCTTTGGAAAAGGCTAACAAAAGCTTCGACCTGGTTATATTCCCTAACAGCGCCCACGGTTACGGCGAATATTCTTATTACATGATGCGCCGCCGCTGGGATTACTTTGTAAAGAATTTGCTGGGTGCAGAAACGCCTTACAACTATGAAATAAAACCTAAGCAGGACCCAAGAAATTCTGCTAATTAAATAATTCTGCAGGAATAGATCGGCTATGCCTTTTGGGAAATATCTCCTACATTGGGCTAACCAATTTATTCCTGCTTTATGAAAACCAATCTCCTGTTGGCAAAGGGCGCGTTCGCGGCTTTTGCAATGTTTTTTACTTTCTCAACAACTTCGGCGCAAATAGATAAAGGCTGGCGACAGCTATTTAACGGAAAAGACCTCAATGGCTGGAAACACGTAGGGCCGGGCGCCCGCTATGTTAAAGGTGGCGTTACCGGCAGTACGGGCGGCATGGGGCTCGAGTATTACACCAAAGAGAAATTCGGCAACTGCGTTATCCGCATAGTTTACCGGATGCAGAAATTCAACAGCAATGCAGGAGTGTTTATTCGCATACCTATCGAGCCGCGCGAGCCCTGGATGCCTGTGTTTTACGGCTACGAGGTGCAGATAGACAATCATCCCGAAACTTCTAAAGAAAACGATTACCACGTTACCGGTACCCTATATTCTCTTACAAAACCATTAGCCAAACCAGGCAAGCCAGGCCCGCAGTGGAACACCATGGAAATTACGCTTGATGGGCCGCGGACTATTGTAACCGTTAACGGTCAGAGAGTGACGGACTATACAGAAGGCCAGCCTACTCCAAAACGTGTATTCGATTTTGAACCTTATCCCGGTCGCCGGCCTGATTTTGGTTACATAGGCCTGCAAAACCACGGTCCCGAAGATGTAGTGTTCTTCAAAGAAGTTTCGGTCAAATCCTTACGCTAAACAGGTTTATGGAAGAGAATAAAACGCGTACGGCGGGCGAGAACCTCAGCCGCAAGGATTTTATCAGGAAAAGCGCTATCGCCGCCGCCTCATTCTATATTGTGCCAAGGTTTGTGTTGGGTGGCAAAGGTTACACCGCGCCAAGCGACAAATTATACATTGCTGCTGTGGGTTGTGGCGGCGAAGCCGAAAGTGACATACACCACTTCGCGACAGCGCCTAAAAAGAACGCGCAGATAGCCTTCTTGTGCGATGTTGACGACCGTATGGCAGCGCCACGGCGCAAAGAATTTCCAAAGGCTGGCTTTTACCACGATTGGCGTGAGATGTTCGATAAAGAACATAAGAATTTTGATGCGGTGACGGTTGCCATTCCGGATCATAACCACGCGCCCGTTGGCTTGCGCGCCATGCAAATGAAAAAGCATTTGTACCTGCAAAAGCCGCTGACACACGACATATACGAAGCCAGGATATTAACAGAAGCGAGCGAGAAATACCAGGTGGTAACTCAAATGGGCGATCAGGGTGCAAGTTGCGACGGCATGCGCACCATGCGCGAGTGGTTTGAAGCAGGGCTGATAGGTGATATTGAAAAAGTTTACTGCTGGACAGACCGCCCTGTTTGGCCGCAGGGCATAGCCTGGCCAAAAACAGCGGCGCCTATACCAAAAGAATTGAAATGGGACTTGTGGCTGGGCACTGCAAAGCAAACTAATTATATCGACAATTTAGTTCCGTTCAACTGGCGGGGCTGGTGGGAGTTTGGCACCGGCGCGCTCGGCGACATGGGTTGCCACATTATGGGGCCGCCGTTTAAATTGTTGGGGTTGGGATATCCTACAGAAGTTTCGGGCAGTGCAAGCACGGTTTACAAAGGCATCTTTAAGGAAGGAATTTATCCTGAGAGCGGCCCTGTTTCCAGTTCTATAAAGTTTAAGTTCACCCAGCAAAGTGGCAAGCCACTCGATCTGTATTGGATGGACGGCGGTATCATACCCGAACGGTTAAACGAAATTGATCCCAGCCTGAATATGAATGAGATACTGGGCGACATACCAAGCGAGAACGATTTCGAAGGCTGTACGCTTTTCGTAGGTACCAAGGGAAAAGTTTCTTGCGGATGGGGCGGGAGCCATCCACGATTATTGCCGCTTAAACTGAACAAAGATGTTAAGGTGCCGGAGAAATATCCGCGAGTTCCCGGGGGCATGGATGGACATTGGTGGCAATGGGTAGACGCAAGTATTGCCGGCTACAGCAAAATGGAAGTCGACTCGCCGTTCTTTGGCTATGCGGGCCCGCTTACAGAAACTGTGCTTATGGGTAACCTGCTGCTGCGCACATTTGATCTGCAGGAAAAGATAAAACGCAAAGACCCTGTTTACGGAAATATGGAAGGCTATAAATTCAGCGGTCGGTATACGGCTTTAAAATGGGACGGTGAGAATATGAAGATCACCAACTTTGAACCGGCCAATCAATACATAAAAAGGGAGTATCGTAAAGGCTGGGGCGAATTGAAGTTGTAATTACCAAACGTTAATGGCTATTGGTTGTATGTAAGATAAATACTTGCAATGAGGATAGTAACCCTTGAAGAACATGTGGCTTTCCCTGAAATGAAGGCTTTTCTGCCTGCCGATGTTGCCAAAAATATAAAAGAACCTCCAAACGCGGCGCAGATGATGCCGAAGCTGGCAGATATTGCAGGCGAACGTTTAAAATCGATGGACGATGCGGGCATTACCATGCAGGTGCTTTCAGTAGAAAACACAGATGTAAACCTTTTGGATGAAAAGCTTGCGCCGCAATTCGCGGCAAGGTATAATGATCTGCTGGCAGAAAAGATAGCACCTCATCCGGAGCGGTTCTCAGCATTTGCGCTGTTACCCATGACCGCGCCGGCAACCGCTGCAGATGAGCTGGAACGTGCGGTAACTAAACACGGCTTTCGCGGGGCGATGATCAAGGGCCACGTTAACGGTGAATTTCTGGATCATCCAAAGTTTTCGCCTGTGTTTGAGCGTGCGCAAAAGTTGGGTGTGCCCATCTACATCCATCCCGGGATCCCGCCAAAGGCTGTACAGGGCGCATACTATAGCAACATAGGTGGCAAAACCGGCTACACCGATCTATAGCTTGCTGGGGATGGGGCTGGCATTCTGAAACTGCCATTCACGTGCTGCGGTTGCTTGCAGCGGGTATTTTTGACAAATTCCCGGATCTTAAGATCATCATCGGACACATGGGCGAGATGCTACCGATAATGTGGGCACGGTCTGCGCGGGCATTCAGTCCCGGAGCCGGCGGCGAAAACCAGCGTACACTTGCCGACACATTTCAACAGCAGGTATACATCACCACAAGTGGGTTTTTTACGCAACCACCGTTGCAGATCGCGCTCGATACTTTCGGTATCGATAATATTATGCTATCTGTGGATTATCCTTTCAGTACCAATCAAATGGGCGTTGATTTTCTTAATGAAATACAACTGCCTCAAGATCAAATTGAAAAGATCGCTTATAAAAATGCTGATAAGATTTTAGCTTTCAATGAGTTAGCGTTGTAAAAAATGAATTTATAAAATTTGGCATGATAAATGCCTTGTCAAAACATTACAGATCCAATTTGAAACCAATATTACGAGCCGATGGCATCTGACGTGCAAGCGGCAAAAGCCAAATCTTCTTTATTTATCAGGCTGCTCCTCATTGCAGGGCTAGCTGGTTTGCTTTGTGCCGAGGGCTACTTTGGTTACCGCCTGCACACCCTTTCTGCCGACCAGGAGCAACTAAAGGAAGATTACTCCAACATTAATAACATCACTTTAGGCCTGTTTTCTGTAGACCAATGGCAGGATAAGATCGGCGGCATTGTAAACCATCAGGTACGCCACTTTACGCTAACACCGCATCAAAAGCATGAGTTGCAGGTCGAGGTAGAGCAGATCATCATGGCGCTCATTAACCGGGCCGAGTCTCTTCTGGAAAAAAAGCCAACCTCACTTATGGGCAAGATTAAAAAACTTGCCGTAAAAACTTTCGTCAATACAGATAAGATCAAAGCCCAGGTTCCAACATATGCTAAGACCATTATCGCCAAAGTAGATAACCCGCAAAATAAACAACAGCTAAGCACAATGGCGCTTAGCAAATTTAAGCAGGTTAAAAAAACTGCATACGTTGATAGCTCTATCAAGGCGAACGACTCACTTACTAACGTAATGTTCAATAAATATCACGTTAGCGACACAGAAGCTTTAAACAACAAATTGAGCAACTCTTTAGAGCGCATCCGTACAGAAACCTACAATTATTGTTTTGGTATGCTGGCATGCGTTATTGTGGTGCTGATGCTTTGGTGGCTGGTACGCAAAAGGGTAGAGCTGCACGCTACGCTGTTTATCATGTCGCTTCTTTTTGCTTTTATACTTTTGGCGGTGGGACTTACGGCATCTATGATAGAGGTTGATTGCCGTATCAGTTCGCTGGACTTTGTACTGCTGGGCGAACATGTCGTATTCAAAAACCAGGTGCTTTTTTTCCAAAGCAAAAGTATTCTGGATGTGGTAGAAGTATTAGTAAAACAGCCGGCCGTAGATTCTATCCTTGTAGGTATCCTGATATTGGTGTTTAGTATTCTGTTTCCGTTTACCAAGCTGGCTTCTACCGGCATTCACCTGCTAAGCCGCAGAAAGATAGCCGAAAGCAAATTCATCAAATATTTTGCCTTCCAATCGGGTAAATGGAGCATGGCTGACGTAATAGTGATAGCCATTTTGATGTGTTATATCGGCCTTAACGGTTTACTGGATAAGCAGTTAGCCGGGTTAAATATCAAAACGGAAACCTTGACCATGTTGACGACTAACAATACCGCGCTGCAGCCGGGTTATATTGTTTTCATAAGCTTTGTTTTATATGGGCTTATCTTATCAACCATACTTAAATTTATTACCCCTTACGATTCGCATTAACAAAACGTGACTAACGAAAGCCAACATACAGAAGCCAGAAAATTTGGTTTGCCCAATTTGATCCTGATCTTAGGATTGAGCATCCTGCTTTGCGGCGAAGCTTATTTTGGCTACCGTATGCACGCCCTTTCGTTTGAGCAGGAACGGATAAAGGAGGATTATGCCATGGCCAACAGCATTACCTTTGGCTTGTTCTCCATAGATCAATGGCGGGACAGGATATCAGACGTGGTGAACCACCAGGTTACAGATTTTAAGCTCACCGCTAAGCAAAAGCGCGCTATACAGGTTGCTGTGCAAAACCAGTTGCAAAGCCTTGTAAATAAGACAGTTGCGGAAATCAATAAACCACAAAAATCTATAGGCGGCAAGCTTAAAAAGCTGGCATTTAATGCCATGGTCGACCCTAAAGATATAAACGCACAAATACCAGGTTTTGCCAGGACTATAGTTAATAAAGTGAGCAGCCCATCCAGCCAACGACGGCTGAAAGGCATTGCTACAACTACACTTACCAAGCTAGAAAGGCAAACTTACGATAGTACCAGCGTGGCTAATTTTTACGTAACCAAGCATGTTTACGCCAAATATCATGTGGGCGACCCTTATTCTTTTAATAACAAGATCAATAATGAGCTGACACGCATACGGCAAGTAAGCTATAACTATGCTTACGCGATGCTGGGCTGCGTTTTGTTTGCACTGGTGTTGTGGTGGCTGATGCGTAAGAGCGTGCACCTGCAGTCGACTTTGTTTGTGATGTCGCTGCTTTTCGCAACGGTGATGCTGGTGGTTGGCGCTACGGCATCTATCATTGAGGTTGATGCGCGCCTGCAATCTTTCAGCTTCATGCTGCTCGGAGAGAAGGTTGAGTTTATAAATCAGGTGCTGTTTTTCCAGAGTAAAAGTTTATTGCAGATAGTTGGTGTACTCATTTATCAGCCCAAGCCCGACGCTGTTGTTGTGGGTAGCCTCATCTTTATTTTTGTGCTGATACTGCCGTTAATAAGGTTAATCGCAAAAGGCATACATATCCTCAGCCCGGAACGTATTGCTCAGAATAAAGTGGTGAGATACCTGGCGTTCGATTCTGCGAAGTGGGATATGGCCGATGTAATGGTTGTGGGCATCATTATGACTTACATCGGTTTAAATGGCATTTTAAAAAGCCAGCTTTCTAATTTAAATATCCATAACGGAACCTTAACTACCGTGACCGCGAATGAAACTTCGTTGCAGCCGGGGTACTTCATTTTTGTTGGTTATGTGATATTTGCAACCTTGCTGGCTTACATTCTTAAACGTATAACCCCGCACAAAGTAGAGGTGCCAAAACAACTTTCTGTAGATCAGAGGTTAAGCTCTACATAATCTGTACCGGTAGCGCCGGAGTTTGGGCGGGTTATCTTGTGAAGGTTATAATACAATTTGCCGTCGCGCTCATTACCTGCCAATTTTCCTTTATTAAACAAGTCGCGAAGAATGACTTTTGCAAAAGCGTTTAGTTGCTCCGCGTCTATCCCCGGCTGTAGTTCCTTTAGCTTATTGATCACATCATCAGATGTGCCTTCTCCAAGTTGTGCAAGCGCGTAGATCACACGGTTCTGTTCCGTATCTGCCTCCTCGAAATGGGCCGGAATGTGCAGTGGTTTATATTCTTCGCGGAATTCTTCGTCTGTAAGTGCCATAATATAAAAAGGAGCAAACTGCGGCAATTGTTTTAAAGCGTTGTGTTGCTATGTTTCATCATCTGTAAACAGCGTTTAACACGTCGACGTCATCGCCAACGATTTGCATACGCGAATTTCATTATAGCGGTCGGTTTTAATTGTTGATTTACAATATGTTATCTTCTGATAAAATGAATGCCTTGCACAAGTCTTTACGCTGAAAAAGCAAGATATTGGGGCGTATTTATTTTCCGGTCCTTGCAATCTTTCTGCACACTTTAACCTAATTATTTGAGAGACCTCTATGCACGAACTGTCCTCTAAGGAAATTATAAAAGCAATTAGACTAAAACGTATGCAACTGGGTTACTCCCAGGAATATATGGCCGCCAAGCTGGATGTAAGCCAAAATGCCTATAGCAAAATTGAATTAGGCTATACCAAAGTAGTGCTCGACAGGGTACTGTCGATATTTAAACTGTTGAATATGTCGGCCATCGACGCGCTATCCATGACGTCGAAAACTTTCGTTGATTTTAGCAAATTATTCCATAAAAGTGCCACACCTATGTGGATCTTTGAACCGGTAACCCTTAAATTTCTTGAAGTAAATGATGCCGCTGTAGAAAGATATGGTTACAACAGAGACGAATTTCTGAACATGACCATCCGCGATATTCGCCCTAAGAGCGAGTTAGAAAACATGAGCGCTTATCTTACAGCACACGATGGAGACCAGATATTTGACGTAAAATTTAAACACCTACTTGCCGACGGGTCGATATTAACCGTGGACATCGTGAGGTATGCCATAGTCTACAAGGGAGAGCCCGCTTTTTTGGTTACATCCACAATCGATTCCACTTCCGTTAAAGACAAAAAGGAGAAGCTTTATAGTAAGTAAGTTTCTTTAGTGCTACTGAAGTGATTTTTCGCACCCATTGTCCGCCAGTGATCCCGCTCAAGAGAATAGTTCGAATTACAGGAGTTCTCAACTCTTCAAAACAAAATTGGGCGCGGCCAATTTTATTAGCTGCACCCAATTTTAGTGCTCCCGAAGAGATTTTTCGCACCCACGGTCCGCCCGCGCTCCCGCTCAAGAGAATAGTTCGAACTCTTCTGTTCGAATCTCTTTAAAAATTAAAAACCATCGCGTTCAGCTTTAGCTGAACTTGATGGTTTTAGTGCTCCCGAAGAGATTCGAACTCCTATCGATGGTACCGGAAACCATAATTCTATCCATTGAACTACGGGAGCAAAGCGGTGCAAATATATCATTTTGCTTTTGTGGTGCGAAGCACAATATTTGTGCTGTTTGCTCGTTTAAGGTAACATTCGGCGGCACACCCTAAGTTAATGCCGGTAAAACTATTGATGAGATTAAAAACTATTATACGCGCCTTGCTGTCGCTTGGTATTACAGCAACCGTTTTAATGGGATGTACCAAGTCGGGCTCTGATGTTGTGCCTGCTACATCGACCACCACCACGTCGACTACAACCGGTACAACCACTTCCGGCACGACCACCACAACTACAGGGTCCACAGCTATTGCTACTAATCTAAATAACACGCTGTTACTAAAACTGGTGAATGATTTGCGCGCTAAAGGCTGCAATTGCGGTGTTACTGCCATGCCTGCCGTAAACGCGCTTACCTGGAATGATCAGCTAGCCGCTGCGGCACTGGCGCACAGCAACGAAATGAATACCAAGAATTACTTCTCGCATAACTCTTTCGACGGGTCGACCTTTGATACCCGCGTTACCGCAGCCGGTTACAAATGGATGGCGGTAGGAGAGAACATTGCCGCGGGTCAAACCAGCGAGCAGGAAGTTTTTACTGCCTGGCTAAACAGCGAAGGCCATTGCAAGAACATGATGAGCGCGTCTTTTAAAGAAATGGGCGCAGCCCGTGCAGGCAATTACTGGACTCAAGACTTTGGCGCAAAGTAAAAAGTCCATACACGATGGTCTATAGTCCATAGACGATAGACCATAGTCAATAGTCCATAATGATACCTTTCAGCCATTTACCGTTCAGCCGTTCGCCGTTCAGCCCTTCACCGTTTTAACGTTCACCGTTCACCGTTTACACATTAAACCTGAAGTGCATAATGTCGCCATCTTGCACAATGTAGGTTTTGCCTTCAACGCCCAGTTTACCGGCTTCTTTACAAGCCGCTTCAGAGCCTAAGGTTATAAAGTCGATATATTTTATCACTTCCGCACGGATAAAGCCTTTTTCAAAGTCAGAGTGGATCACGCCGGCAGCTTGTGGCGCGGTAAAGCCCTTGGTAATAGTCCAGGCACGCACCTCTGTAACACCTGCTGTAAAATACGTACTCAGGTTCAATAAGTGGTATGCAGCTTTAATCAATTTATTTACCCCGGATTCTTTCAGTCCCAGGTCTTCAAGGAACATCTCACGCTCTTCGTAGGTTTCCAACTGTGCAATTTCAGATTCAATCTGCGCTGATATCACCAGAACTTCAGCGTTTTCATCGGCAACAGCGGCCTTTACCTTCTCAACGTAAGCGTTACCTGTGTTGACAGATTTTTCTTCTACATTACATACATACATCACCGGCTTGGCGGTAAGCAGCCAAAGGTCCTCAACATATTCTTTGTCTTCTTCGGCGACAGGCGCCGTACGTGCAGATTTGCCCTCTAATAGGTGGTTTTTATAAACGGTAAGAACGTCAAAAGCTTTTTTGCCTTCTTTGTCGCCGGTCTTTGCAGCCTTTTCAACTTTTTGTAGTTTTTTGTCTATCGACTCCAAATCTTTTAATTGTAATTCGGTATCGATGATCTCTTTATCGCGAATGGGGTCTACAGATCCGTCTACGTGGATCACGTTATCATCGTCAAAACAACGAAGCACGTGTATAATGGCGTTTGTTGCACGGATGTTACCTAAAAACTGGTTACCTAAACCTTCGCCCTTGCTGGCTCCTTTTACCAGGCCGGCAATGTCAACTATCTCGATAGTGTTAGGTACAACTTTAGCCGGGTTAACCAACTCGGTCAATTTTGTAAGGCGCTCATCCGGAACGGTGATAACACCCACGTTTGGTTCTATAGTGCAAAACGGAAAATTTGCCGCTTGTGCTTTGGCATTTGATAGACAATTAAAAAGTGTTGATTTGCCCACGTTTGGCAGGCCAACTATACCGCATTGTAAACCCATTCTTGGTTGTTTGTTATTACGTTATCGAGTTACCATGTTAATAAATGGAAAACTGAAATTATTTATGATGTTAAATGCAAAAGCCATTAACCAAATAACTTATTAACCCGATAACTATCGTTAAAAATCCCGCAAAGATAACATAAAAAACATCCCTGTAATTTGAAAAAATAAACGACTTTTGCGCCGATAGCAAGCAATAGTACACCAATGTAAAATCAACAACGCAGGTATGGAAGAAATGGTTGAGCAAATAGAACTTTTGCTGGAACAGGATGACAAAACGCAGCTGCAGGAGTATTTGAACAACCTCAATATATCTGATGTTGAACAACTGATAGATGAGTTTCCTGACAACGCCGCACTGTTCATAGAAACCCTTTCTTTAAACCGCGCTGTCAACGTTTTCCGTATCCTGGATTTTCCTAAGCAGGAGCGGATCATTGCCAAACTTTCCGGCTCAAAAGTTTCCAAGCTTATTAATGAGCTACCACCCGATGACCGTACCGCTCTGTTTGCAGAACTGCACGGTGACGCCGTTAAAAGCCTGATCCTGCACTTGTCGCCGAAGGACCGCAAAGAAGCCCTGGCGCTTTTAGGCTATCCCGAGGATAGCGTTGGCCGTTTGATGACGCCCGATTACATTGCTGTAAAAAAAGGATGGCGAGTGCAGCGCGTACTTGATCACATCCGCAAATACGGTAAGAACTCTGAGACCATCGACGTTATTTACGTGATAGATGACAAGGGCATTTTGCTGGACGATATCCGTATCCGCGAAATCTTATTGGTTGACCCTGATACAAAGATCTCCGACCTGATGGACAGCCGCCTGATAGGCCTGAAGGTAAACGACCCGCAGGAAGAAGCGATCAACACTTTCAGGATGAATAATCGTGTCGCCTTACCGGTTACAGACAATGAAGATATCCTGTTGGGTATAGTTACCGTTGATGATATCCTTTGGATAGCCAACGAGGAGTATACTGAGGACATTCAAAAGATAGGTGGTACCGAGGCGTTGGATGAACCCTATCTTGACATTAGCCTGCTGCGCCTGGTGCGTAAAAGGGTTGGTTGGTTGATCATTCTTTTCCTGAGCGAGATGCTTACAGCTACCGCAATGGGCTTTTTTGAAGGCGCTATTCAAAAGGCTGTTGTGCTGGCGCTATTTATCCCGCTGATCATTTCAAGCGGCGGCAACAGCGGCTCTCAGGCCTCCACATTGATCATACAAGCCATGGCTTTAGGAGAAGTCACCGTGCGCGACTGGTGGCGGGTAATGCGCCGCGAGATCATCTCCGGGTTGATGCTAGGCGGTACGTTGGGCATTATAGGCTTTTTGCGCATAGCCATATGGACCATGTTTAGCAACGTTTACGGTCCGCATTGGATATTGGTTGGGCTTACCGTGGGTATTGCGCTTATATTTATTGTATTGTGGGGATCGCTTTCCGGT
It encodes the following:
- a CDS encoding Gfo/Idh/MocA family protein codes for the protein MEENKTRTAGENLSRKDFIRKSAIAAASFYIVPRFVLGGKGYTAPSDKLYIAAVGCGGEAESDIHHFATAPKKNAQIAFLCDVDDRMAAPRRKEFPKAGFYHDWREMFDKEHKNFDAVTVAIPDHNHAPVGLRAMQMKKHLYLQKPLTHDIYEARILTEASEKYQVVTQMGDQGASCDGMRTMREWFEAGLIGDIEKVYCWTDRPVWPQGIAWPKTAAPIPKELKWDLWLGTAKQTNYIDNLVPFNWRGWWEFGTGALGDMGCHIMGPPFKLLGLGYPTEVSGSASTVYKGIFKEGIYPESGPVSSSIKFKFTQQSGKPLDLYWMDGGIIPERLNEIDPSLNMNEILGDIPSENDFEGCTLFVGTKGKVSCGWGGSHPRLLPLKLNKDVKVPEKYPRVPGGMDGHWWQWVDASIAGYSKMEVDSPFFGYAGPLTETVLMGNLLLRTFDLQEKIKRKDPVYGNMEGYKFSGRYTALKWDGENMKITNFEPANQYIKREYRKGWGELKL
- a CDS encoding amidohydrolase family protein — protein: MRIVTLEEHVAFPEMKAFLPADVAKNIKEPPNAAQMMPKLADIAGERLKSMDDAGITMQVLSVENTDVNLLDEKLAPQFAARYNDLLAEKIAPHPERFSAFALLPMTAPATAADELERAVTKHGFRGAMIKGHVNGEFLDHPKFSPVFERAQKLGVPIYIHPGIPPKAVQGAYYSNIGGKTGYTDL
- a CDS encoding amidohydrolase family protein; protein product: MLRLLAAGIFDKFPDLKIIIGHMGEMLPIMWARSARAFSPGAGGENQRTLADTFQQQVYITTSGFFTQPPLQIALDTFGIDNIMLSVDYPFSTNQMGVDFLNEIQLPQDQIEKIAYKNADKILAFNELAL
- a CDS encoding S9 family peptidase, translating into MNKFFTSAAALVLSTAAFAQTPALTTADYARAESFLSYNTDPLVDRAAVRPVWLPGDKFWYRVLTPQGSEYVLVDPAKGTKAAAFDADKLAAALSLQTGKKYSGAKLPFRDINYSADGKAVIVNAAGKQYKCDLQTYGCVIDDTKVTAVGALPGRRGRASNEVTSPDGKRAAFIKDYNLWVRDVATGKQTQLTTDGVKDFGYATDNAGWSHSDGAVLRWSPDSRKIATFRQDQRNVNDMYLVTTNVGAPHLRQWKYPLPGDKNIAMISRVIIDVDNAKVIPLNIAPDPHRATLSDDISSSGTFDDNDWNADASKLAFVSTSRDHKIEKVRIADAATGAVREVFEESVPTQFESGQGAINWRFLDKSNEIIWYSERDNWGHLYLFNALTGKVKNQITKGDWLVTKVIKVDEKNRTIYFMAGGMEKENPYFAQFCKIGFDGKGLKVLTPEAGTHTVTLSPDGEYFVDSYSKPDVPPVTVVRSISGKLISTLEKTDVSRLAATGWKPVTTFSVKADDGKTDVYGLMFTPSKLDPSKKYPVIDYIYPGPQGGGVGSWSFAASRSDHQALAELGFVVVVIEGTSNPLRSKSYHDMSYGDMSTNTIADQIAGIKQLSAKYNYMDTSRVGIWGHSGGGFATAAAMFRYPDFFKVGIAESGNHDNRNYEDDWGERYDGLLVTKDNGVSNYEAQANQTYARNLKGKLMLAHGLMDDNVPPQNTLLVAEALEKANKSFDLVIFPNSAHGYGEYSYYMMRRRWDYFVKNLLGAETPYNYEIKPKQDPRNSAN
- a CDS encoding 3-keto-disaccharide hydrolase, with protein sequence MKTNLLLAKGAFAAFAMFFTFSTTSAQIDKGWRQLFNGKDLNGWKHVGPGARYVKGGVTGSTGGMGLEYYTKEKFGNCVIRIVYRMQKFNSNAGVFIRIPIEPREPWMPVFYGYEVQIDNHPETSKENDYHVTGTLYSLTKPLAKPGKPGPQWNTMEITLDGPRTIVTVNGQRVTDYTEGQPTPKRVFDFEPYPGRRPDFGYIGLQNHGPEDVVFFKEVSVKSLR